Proteins from a single region of Anastrepha ludens isolate Willacy chromosome 5, idAnaLude1.1, whole genome shotgun sequence:
- the LOC128863876 gene encoding protein bunched, class 2/F/G isoform-like isoform X5, translating into MAENQTATEDSGQQSQHQQQGQQQQQQPQSPQQNQPPPPALTSPTTPPQENNSASSPEDTQTVVIPNTNHHSHLNHQKLSNQQNKSNQAHPDQALSLIMQHQQFADMIKGSSIAAQRRNTIQSHTPVRAASTTSIKKPPLTKMTSLTNANTGGGSGGTKPTSMTDKHHQHHHHHPQSAHQSSLHHHNVNSAMNHHHHSGSTGGNGSGSTTNTVQRRTSECLRLNAPVTGGTSGGGGGASSAANSSTPNLSNATSNSSLHSNVTNNSSSSSTSIAPKSTATTASTSTKVTSPNNNGGGGSSSASTNTSRSHHSHGHGGGGGGAGGNQHHTAASQPSRKPKTTSSFQITSVTVGHPKVNSDNGDESADDLDESHTDDNSRVTDLENETPSMSEDTFSKEEVYYSNSALSTTAPVIPTSSQYGLVVVDPNGPSLGQTIQNVQVNVSDNIINVVSATVTPGGSKKKDDVKETQPRSERFKVVKIESTEPFRRGRWMCMDYLDHSTVGTGGKEGGGGNNNEKTVSSESASGGSAEPAKTTQSMIIGTGAAQLLENHVDGVGNSLQLTTGGGAAASAATDGNWNINEGGELALPAQQLQQQMSAPSGIATAPATVLHGMQQFVADAAAMQQGHAPPQQQQQQQQQQQQVYADNGNGDNTAVGGAAQEVVHGQTLPMDYATKAAQQLQESLQQLKKQEEAIAASEEANTVYVPPQSQQQQQQPQTLPSNLQFQNGSVVIPSDNNNGAASMQQIEPAQQALQSAQQQQLPSTFVALQQQQQQSGAYSQQQQQQNFQTATTQQHQQHQPSPPQMMPNDVVNMQLPPQQQQQHQHQSASAPASQIDGVAVQQQPSQQFHLQSQSQPQQQQQQSQRPQYQHQQSAPAGQTMPLQMTNYELQQQAAGQQQQPQQQQPPQQLQQSAPATIADPKVLAATIQAHQQQQQQQQQQSMSLENAQITNATTMPNIQNETLQQQQQQMQSVTNLSNASANANTNSNNNNVAGTNAPLMTAGSQPTVTTIDEQAQAQQPPPQQQQQVPQQLQQLPQQQQQQQPPPQTQPNAETETER; encoded by the coding sequence ATGGCCGAGAATCAGACCGCCACGGAAGATTCTGGTCAGCAATCGCAACATCAGCAGCAaggacagcagcaacaacaacagccgcaGTCACCGCAGCAAAATCAGCCACCTCCTCCCGCGTTGACATCGCCTACAACACCGCCACAAGAGAATAATTCCGCATCATCACCCGAAGATACCCAAACCGTCGTTATACCCAACACTAATCACCATTCACACTTAAACCACCAAAAACTCAGCAatcaacaaaacaaatcaaatcaaGCGCATCCCGATCAAGCACTCTCGCTTATAATGCAACATCAGCAATTTGCGGATATGATCAAGGGCAGTTCGATAGCAGCGCAACGCCGTAACACAATACAGTCTCACACTCCCGTACGTGCCGCCAGCACCACATCGATTAAGAAGCCACCCCTGACTAAAATGACATCGCTTACAAATGCAAATACCGGCGGCGGTAGTGGTGGCACGAAACCCACTAGCATGACCGACAAACATCaccaacatcatcatcatcatccacAGAGTGCTCACCAATCGTCACTTCATCATCATAATGTGAACAGCGCCATGAACCATCATCACCATTCGGGTTCCACAGGTGGCAATGGTAGTGGTAGCACCACGAATACGGTACAACGCCGCACCAGTGAATGTTTGCGTCTGAATGCCCCAGTCACAGGTGGTActagtggtggtggtggcggtgcTAGCTCGGCCGCTAATTCGTCCACTCCGAACCTTTCGAATGCAACCAGCAACAGCAGCCTTCACTCGAACGTGACCAACAATAGTTCCAGTTCGAGCACTTCTATTGCACCGAAGTCAACAGCAACTACAGCTTCGACATCGACGAAAGTCACATCGCCGAATAACAATGGTGGTGGTGGAAGTAGTTCGGCCAGTACCAACACCAGTCGCAGTCATCACAGTCATGGGCACGGCGGCGGTGGGGGTGGCGCTGGCGGCAATCAGCACCATACTGCCGCTTCACAGCCAAGCAGAAAACCAAAGACGACCTCATCATTTCAGATTACTTCCGTGACTGTCGGCCATCCAAAAGTGAATTCCGATAATGGAGACGAGTCAGCCGACGATTTGGATGAATCTCATACAGATGACAATAGTCGTGTCACCGATCTCGAAAACGAGACGCCTTCAATGTCGGAAGATACATTCTCCAAAGAAGAGGTGTATTACTCCAATAGTGCATTGAGCACTACAGCACCGGTGATACCGACCAGTTCACAGTATGGGCTTGTAGTGGTGGATCCCAATGGTCCGTCACTCGGACAGACCATACAAAATGTGCAGGTCAATGTATCGGACAACATAATAAATGTAGTGAGTGCCACTGTAACACCAGGTGGCAGCAAGAAGAAGGATGACGTAAAGGAGACGCAGCCCCGTAGCGAGCGTTTCAAGGTGGTTAAGATCGAATCGACTGAGCCATTCCGCCGAGGACGGTGGATGTGTATGGACTATCTCGATCATTCAACTGTGGGCACCGGCGGAAAGGAGGGCGGCGGTGGCAACAATAATGAAAAGACTGTTTCCTCCGAGTCGGCTAGCGGCGGCAGCGCCGAACCGGCAAAAACTACGCAAAGTATGATAATTGGGACGGGCGCTGCCCAGCTGCTCGAGAATCATGTGGATGGGGTTGGCAATAGCTTACAGCTGACCACTGGCGGTGGTGCTGCCGCTAGCGCAGCGACTGATGGTAACTGGAACATTAACGAGGGTGGTGAGCTTGCTCTGCCAGCACAGCAGTTGCAGCAACAAATGTCCGCACCGTCGGGCATTGCCACGGCTCCAGCCACAGTGTTGCACGGGATGCAGCAATTTGTGGCTGATGCTGCCGCCATGCAGCAGGGTCATGCaccaccacaacaacaacaacagcagcagcaacagcaacagcaagtgTACGCAGATAATGGCAATGGGGACAATACGGCCGTTGGCGGGGCCGCGCAGGAAGTCGTACATGGCCAAACATTGCCCATGGACTATGCAACTAAAGCTGCACAGCAACTGCAAGAATCGTTGCAGCAACTGAAGAAGCAGGAGGAAGCGATTGCAGCATCCGAAGAAGCCAACACCGTATATGTGCCGCCACAgtcgcaacagcagcagcaacagccacAGACACTTCCAAGCAATTTGCAGTTTCAAAATGGCAGTGTTGTGATTCCAAGTGATAACAACAATGGTGCGGCAAGCATGCAACAGATCGAACCGGCACAGCAGGCTCTGCAGTCAGCccagcaacaacaattgccaTCGACATTTGTTGcactgcaacaacagcaacagcaaagtGGCGCTTAcagccaacaacagcaacaacagaacTTCCAAACCGCAACtacacaacaacatcaacagcatCAGCCTTCTCCTCCACAAATGATGCCCAACGATGTCGTAAACATGCAACTTCCaccacagcaacagcagcagcatcaacatcaaTCGGCCTCCGCGCCAGCATCGCAAATCGATGGTGTTGCTGTTCAACAACAACCATCCCAACAGTTCCATCTTCAGTCACAATCGCAaccgcagcaacagcagcagcagtctCAACGACCGCAGTATCAACACCAACAATCGGCTCCTGCTGGTCAAACGATGCCGCTTCAAATGACAAACTACGAACTGCAGCAGCAGGCAGCCGGACAGCAGCagcaaccacaacaacagcagccgCCACAACAGCTACAACAGAGTGCGCCGGCAACGATTGCCGATCCAAAAGTCCTTGCGGCTACAATACAAGCacatcaacagcaacaacagcagcagcagcaacaatcgATGTCGCTTGAAAATGCCCAAATAACTAACGCAACTACAATGCCGAATATCCAGAATGAAAcattgcagcagcagcaacaacaaatgcaaagTGTTACTAATTTGAGCAACGCTAGTGCCAATGCCAAtaccaatagcaacaacaacaatgttgcTGGAACGAATGCTCCGCTCATGACTGCTGGATCGCAGCCAACTGTGACAACAATCGACGAACAAGCACAGGCACAACAGCCGCctccacagcagcaacagcaagtaCCACAACAATTGCAACAgctaccacaacaacaacagcaacagcagccacCACCACAGACGCAACCAAATGCAGAAACAGAAACTGAAAG
- the LOC128863876 gene encoding protein bunched, class 2/F/G isoform-like isoform X4, which yields MAENQTATEDSGQQSQHQQQGQQQQQQPQSPQQNQPPPPALTSPTTPPQENNSASSPEDTQTVVIPNTNHHSHLNHQKLSNQQNKSNQAHPDQALSLIMQHQQFADMIKGSSIAAQRRNTIQSHTPVRAASTTSIKKPPLTKMTSLTNANTGGGSGGTKPTSMTDKHHQHHHHHPQSAHQSSLHHHNVNSAMNHHHHSGSTGGNGSGSTTNTVQRRTSECLRLNAPVTGGTSGGGGGASSAANSSTPNLSNATSNSSLHSNVTNNSSSSSTSIAPKSTATTASTSTKVTSPNNNGGGGSSSASTNTSRSHHSHGHGGGGGGAGGNQHHTAASQPSRKPKTTSSFQITSVTVGHPKVNSDNGDESADDLDESHTDDNSRVTDLENETPSMSEDTFSKEEVYYSNSALSTTAPVIPTSSQYGLVVVDPNGPSLGQTIQNVQVNVSDNIINVVSATVTPGGSKKKDDVKETQPRSERFKVVKIESTEPFRRGRWMCMDYLDHSTVGTGGKEGGGGNNNEKTVSSESASGGSAEPAKTTQSMIIGTGAAQLLENHVDGVGNSLQLTTGGGAAASAATDGNWNINEGGELALPAQQLQQQMSAPSGIATAPATVLHGMQQFVADAAAMQQGHAPPQQQQQQQQQQQQVYADNGNGDNTAVGGAAQEVVHGQTLPMDYATKAAQQLQESLQQLKKQEEAIAASEEANTVYVPPQSQQQQQQPQTLPSNLQFQNGSVVIPSDNNNGAASMQQIEPAQQALQSAQQQQLPSTFVALQQQQQQSGAYSQQQQQQNFQTATTQQHQQHQPSPPQMMPNDVVNMQLPPQQQQQHQHQSASAPASQIDGVAVQQQPSQQFHLQSQSQPQQQQQQSQRPQYQHQQSAPAGQTMPLQMTNYELQQQAAGQQQQPQQQQPPQQLQQSAPATIADPKVLAATIQAHQQQQQQQQQQSMSLENAQITNATTMPNIQNETLQQQQQQMQSVTNLSNASANANTNSNNNNVAGTNAPLMTAGSQPTVTTIDEQAQAQQPPPQQQQQVPQQLQQLPQQQQQQQPPPQTQPNAETETERYVLQIF from the coding sequence ATGGCCGAGAATCAGACCGCCACGGAAGATTCTGGTCAGCAATCGCAACATCAGCAGCAaggacagcagcaacaacaacagccgcaGTCACCGCAGCAAAATCAGCCACCTCCTCCCGCGTTGACATCGCCTACAACACCGCCACAAGAGAATAATTCCGCATCATCACCCGAAGATACCCAAACCGTCGTTATACCCAACACTAATCACCATTCACACTTAAACCACCAAAAACTCAGCAatcaacaaaacaaatcaaatcaaGCGCATCCCGATCAAGCACTCTCGCTTATAATGCAACATCAGCAATTTGCGGATATGATCAAGGGCAGTTCGATAGCAGCGCAACGCCGTAACACAATACAGTCTCACACTCCCGTACGTGCCGCCAGCACCACATCGATTAAGAAGCCACCCCTGACTAAAATGACATCGCTTACAAATGCAAATACCGGCGGCGGTAGTGGTGGCACGAAACCCACTAGCATGACCGACAAACATCaccaacatcatcatcatcatccacAGAGTGCTCACCAATCGTCACTTCATCATCATAATGTGAACAGCGCCATGAACCATCATCACCATTCGGGTTCCACAGGTGGCAATGGTAGTGGTAGCACCACGAATACGGTACAACGCCGCACCAGTGAATGTTTGCGTCTGAATGCCCCAGTCACAGGTGGTActagtggtggtggtggcggtgcTAGCTCGGCCGCTAATTCGTCCACTCCGAACCTTTCGAATGCAACCAGCAACAGCAGCCTTCACTCGAACGTGACCAACAATAGTTCCAGTTCGAGCACTTCTATTGCACCGAAGTCAACAGCAACTACAGCTTCGACATCGACGAAAGTCACATCGCCGAATAACAATGGTGGTGGTGGAAGTAGTTCGGCCAGTACCAACACCAGTCGCAGTCATCACAGTCATGGGCACGGCGGCGGTGGGGGTGGCGCTGGCGGCAATCAGCACCATACTGCCGCTTCACAGCCAAGCAGAAAACCAAAGACGACCTCATCATTTCAGATTACTTCCGTGACTGTCGGCCATCCAAAAGTGAATTCCGATAATGGAGACGAGTCAGCCGACGATTTGGATGAATCTCATACAGATGACAATAGTCGTGTCACCGATCTCGAAAACGAGACGCCTTCAATGTCGGAAGATACATTCTCCAAAGAAGAGGTGTATTACTCCAATAGTGCATTGAGCACTACAGCACCGGTGATACCGACCAGTTCACAGTATGGGCTTGTAGTGGTGGATCCCAATGGTCCGTCACTCGGACAGACCATACAAAATGTGCAGGTCAATGTATCGGACAACATAATAAATGTAGTGAGTGCCACTGTAACACCAGGTGGCAGCAAGAAGAAGGATGACGTAAAGGAGACGCAGCCCCGTAGCGAGCGTTTCAAGGTGGTTAAGATCGAATCGACTGAGCCATTCCGCCGAGGACGGTGGATGTGTATGGACTATCTCGATCATTCAACTGTGGGCACCGGCGGAAAGGAGGGCGGCGGTGGCAACAATAATGAAAAGACTGTTTCCTCCGAGTCGGCTAGCGGCGGCAGCGCCGAACCGGCAAAAACTACGCAAAGTATGATAATTGGGACGGGCGCTGCCCAGCTGCTCGAGAATCATGTGGATGGGGTTGGCAATAGCTTACAGCTGACCACTGGCGGTGGTGCTGCCGCTAGCGCAGCGACTGATGGTAACTGGAACATTAACGAGGGTGGTGAGCTTGCTCTGCCAGCACAGCAGTTGCAGCAACAAATGTCCGCACCGTCGGGCATTGCCACGGCTCCAGCCACAGTGTTGCACGGGATGCAGCAATTTGTGGCTGATGCTGCCGCCATGCAGCAGGGTCATGCaccaccacaacaacaacaacagcagcagcaacagcaacagcaagtgTACGCAGATAATGGCAATGGGGACAATACGGCCGTTGGCGGGGCCGCGCAGGAAGTCGTACATGGCCAAACATTGCCCATGGACTATGCAACTAAAGCTGCACAGCAACTGCAAGAATCGTTGCAGCAACTGAAGAAGCAGGAGGAAGCGATTGCAGCATCCGAAGAAGCCAACACCGTATATGTGCCGCCACAgtcgcaacagcagcagcaacagccacAGACACTTCCAAGCAATTTGCAGTTTCAAAATGGCAGTGTTGTGATTCCAAGTGATAACAACAATGGTGCGGCAAGCATGCAACAGATCGAACCGGCACAGCAGGCTCTGCAGTCAGCccagcaacaacaattgccaTCGACATTTGTTGcactgcaacaacagcaacagcaaagtGGCGCTTAcagccaacaacagcaacaacagaacTTCCAAACCGCAACtacacaacaacatcaacagcatCAGCCTTCTCCTCCACAAATGATGCCCAACGATGTCGTAAACATGCAACTTCCaccacagcaacagcagcagcatcaacatcaaTCGGCCTCCGCGCCAGCATCGCAAATCGATGGTGTTGCTGTTCAACAACAACCATCCCAACAGTTCCATCTTCAGTCACAATCGCAaccgcagcaacagcagcagcagtctCAACGACCGCAGTATCAACACCAACAATCGGCTCCTGCTGGTCAAACGATGCCGCTTCAAATGACAAACTACGAACTGCAGCAGCAGGCAGCCGGACAGCAGCagcaaccacaacaacagcagccgCCACAACAGCTACAACAGAGTGCGCCGGCAACGATTGCCGATCCAAAAGTCCTTGCGGCTACAATACAAGCacatcaacagcaacaacagcagcagcagcaacaatcgATGTCGCTTGAAAATGCCCAAATAACTAACGCAACTACAATGCCGAATATCCAGAATGAAAcattgcagcagcagcaacaacaaatgcaaagTGTTACTAATTTGAGCAACGCTAGTGCCAATGCCAAtaccaatagcaacaacaacaatgttgcTGGAACGAATGCTCCGCTCATGACTGCTGGATCGCAGCCAACTGTGACAACAATCGACGAACAAGCACAGGCACAACAGCCGCctccacagcagcaacagcaagtaCCACAACAATTGCAACAgctaccacaacaacaacagcaacagcagccacCACCACAGACGCAACCAAATGCAGAAACAGAAACTGAAAG
- the LOC128863876 gene encoding protein bunched, class 2/F/G isoform-like isoform X3, giving the protein MAENQTATEDSGQQSQHQQQGQQQQQQPQSPQQNQPPPPALTSPTTPPQENNSASSPEDTQTVVIPNTNHHSHLNHQKLSNQQNKSNQAHPDQALSLIMQHQQFADMIKGSSIAAQRRNTIQSHTPVRAASTTSIKKPPLTKMTSLTNANTGGGSGGTKPTSMTDKHHQHHHHHPQSAHQSSLHHHNVNSAMNHHHHSGSTGGNGSGSTTNTVQRRTSECLRLNAPVTGGTSGGGGGASSAANSSTPNLSNATSNSSLHSNVTNNSSSSSTSIAPKSTATTASTSTKVTSPNNNGGGGSSSASTNTSRSHHSHGHGGGGGGAGGNQHHTAASQPSRKPKTTSSFQITSVTVGHPKVNSDNGDESADDLDESHTDDNSRVTDLENETPSMSEDTFSKEEVYYSNSALSTTAPVIPTSSQYGLVVVDPNGPSLGQTIQNVQVNVSDNIINVVSATVTPGGSKKKDDVKETQPRSERFKVVKIESTEPFRRGRWMCMDYLDHSTVGTGGKEGGGGNNNEKTVSSESASGGSAEPAKTTQSMIIGTGAAQLLENHVDGVGNSLQLTTGGGAAASAATDGNWNINEGGELALPAQQLQQQMSAPSGIATAPATVLHGMQQFVADAAAMQQGHAPPQQQQQQQQQQQQVYADNGNGDNTAVGGAAQEVVHGQTLPMDYATKAAQQLQESLQQLKKQEEAIAASEEANTVYVPPQSQQQQQQPQTLPSNLQFQNGSVVIPSDNNNGAASMQQIEPAQQALQSAQQQQLPSTFVALQQQQQQSGAYSQQQQQQNFQTATTQQHQQHQPSPPQMMPNDVVNMQLPPQQQQQHQHQSASAPASQIDGVAVQQQPSQQFHLQSQSQPQQQQQQSQRPQYQHQQSAPAGQTMPLQMTNYELQQQAAGQQQQPQQQQPPQQLQQSAPATIADPKVLAATIQAHQQQQQQQQQQSMSLENAQITNATTMPNIQNETLQQQQQQMQSVTNLSNASANANTNSNNNNVAGTNAPLMTAGSQPTVTTIDEQAQAQQPPPQQQQQVPQQLQQLPQQQQQQQPPPQTQPNAETETERMADVYSILTGRSQRGFSIGGHCSIGVSDQNTKNQNFFCLLMS; this is encoded by the coding sequence ATGGCCGAGAATCAGACCGCCACGGAAGATTCTGGTCAGCAATCGCAACATCAGCAGCAaggacagcagcaacaacaacagccgcaGTCACCGCAGCAAAATCAGCCACCTCCTCCCGCGTTGACATCGCCTACAACACCGCCACAAGAGAATAATTCCGCATCATCACCCGAAGATACCCAAACCGTCGTTATACCCAACACTAATCACCATTCACACTTAAACCACCAAAAACTCAGCAatcaacaaaacaaatcaaatcaaGCGCATCCCGATCAAGCACTCTCGCTTATAATGCAACATCAGCAATTTGCGGATATGATCAAGGGCAGTTCGATAGCAGCGCAACGCCGTAACACAATACAGTCTCACACTCCCGTACGTGCCGCCAGCACCACATCGATTAAGAAGCCACCCCTGACTAAAATGACATCGCTTACAAATGCAAATACCGGCGGCGGTAGTGGTGGCACGAAACCCACTAGCATGACCGACAAACATCaccaacatcatcatcatcatccacAGAGTGCTCACCAATCGTCACTTCATCATCATAATGTGAACAGCGCCATGAACCATCATCACCATTCGGGTTCCACAGGTGGCAATGGTAGTGGTAGCACCACGAATACGGTACAACGCCGCACCAGTGAATGTTTGCGTCTGAATGCCCCAGTCACAGGTGGTActagtggtggtggtggcggtgcTAGCTCGGCCGCTAATTCGTCCACTCCGAACCTTTCGAATGCAACCAGCAACAGCAGCCTTCACTCGAACGTGACCAACAATAGTTCCAGTTCGAGCACTTCTATTGCACCGAAGTCAACAGCAACTACAGCTTCGACATCGACGAAAGTCACATCGCCGAATAACAATGGTGGTGGTGGAAGTAGTTCGGCCAGTACCAACACCAGTCGCAGTCATCACAGTCATGGGCACGGCGGCGGTGGGGGTGGCGCTGGCGGCAATCAGCACCATACTGCCGCTTCACAGCCAAGCAGAAAACCAAAGACGACCTCATCATTTCAGATTACTTCCGTGACTGTCGGCCATCCAAAAGTGAATTCCGATAATGGAGACGAGTCAGCCGACGATTTGGATGAATCTCATACAGATGACAATAGTCGTGTCACCGATCTCGAAAACGAGACGCCTTCAATGTCGGAAGATACATTCTCCAAAGAAGAGGTGTATTACTCCAATAGTGCATTGAGCACTACAGCACCGGTGATACCGACCAGTTCACAGTATGGGCTTGTAGTGGTGGATCCCAATGGTCCGTCACTCGGACAGACCATACAAAATGTGCAGGTCAATGTATCGGACAACATAATAAATGTAGTGAGTGCCACTGTAACACCAGGTGGCAGCAAGAAGAAGGATGACGTAAAGGAGACGCAGCCCCGTAGCGAGCGTTTCAAGGTGGTTAAGATCGAATCGACTGAGCCATTCCGCCGAGGACGGTGGATGTGTATGGACTATCTCGATCATTCAACTGTGGGCACCGGCGGAAAGGAGGGCGGCGGTGGCAACAATAATGAAAAGACTGTTTCCTCCGAGTCGGCTAGCGGCGGCAGCGCCGAACCGGCAAAAACTACGCAAAGTATGATAATTGGGACGGGCGCTGCCCAGCTGCTCGAGAATCATGTGGATGGGGTTGGCAATAGCTTACAGCTGACCACTGGCGGTGGTGCTGCCGCTAGCGCAGCGACTGATGGTAACTGGAACATTAACGAGGGTGGTGAGCTTGCTCTGCCAGCACAGCAGTTGCAGCAACAAATGTCCGCACCGTCGGGCATTGCCACGGCTCCAGCCACAGTGTTGCACGGGATGCAGCAATTTGTGGCTGATGCTGCCGCCATGCAGCAGGGTCATGCaccaccacaacaacaacaacagcagcagcaacagcaacagcaagtgTACGCAGATAATGGCAATGGGGACAATACGGCCGTTGGCGGGGCCGCGCAGGAAGTCGTACATGGCCAAACATTGCCCATGGACTATGCAACTAAAGCTGCACAGCAACTGCAAGAATCGTTGCAGCAACTGAAGAAGCAGGAGGAAGCGATTGCAGCATCCGAAGAAGCCAACACCGTATATGTGCCGCCACAgtcgcaacagcagcagcaacagccacAGACACTTCCAAGCAATTTGCAGTTTCAAAATGGCAGTGTTGTGATTCCAAGTGATAACAACAATGGTGCGGCAAGCATGCAACAGATCGAACCGGCACAGCAGGCTCTGCAGTCAGCccagcaacaacaattgccaTCGACATTTGTTGcactgcaacaacagcaacagcaaagtGGCGCTTAcagccaacaacagcaacaacagaacTTCCAAACCGCAACtacacaacaacatcaacagcatCAGCCTTCTCCTCCACAAATGATGCCCAACGATGTCGTAAACATGCAACTTCCaccacagcaacagcagcagcatcaacatcaaTCGGCCTCCGCGCCAGCATCGCAAATCGATGGTGTTGCTGTTCAACAACAACCATCCCAACAGTTCCATCTTCAGTCACAATCGCAaccgcagcaacagcagcagcagtctCAACGACCGCAGTATCAACACCAACAATCGGCTCCTGCTGGTCAAACGATGCCGCTTCAAATGACAAACTACGAACTGCAGCAGCAGGCAGCCGGACAGCAGCagcaaccacaacaacagcagccgCCACAACAGCTACAACAGAGTGCGCCGGCAACGATTGCCGATCCAAAAGTCCTTGCGGCTACAATACAAGCacatcaacagcaacaacagcagcagcagcaacaatcgATGTCGCTTGAAAATGCCCAAATAACTAACGCAACTACAATGCCGAATATCCAGAATGAAAcattgcagcagcagcaacaacaaatgcaaagTGTTACTAATTTGAGCAACGCTAGTGCCAATGCCAAtaccaatagcaacaacaacaatgttgcTGGAACGAATGCTCCGCTCATGACTGCTGGATCGCAGCCAACTGTGACAACAATCGACGAACAAGCACAGGCACAACAGCCGCctccacagcagcaacagcaagtaCCACAACAATTGCAACAgctaccacaacaacaacagcaacagcagccacCACCACAGACGCAACCAAATGCAGAAACAGAAACTGAAAG